A single genomic interval of Oryzias latipes chromosome 3, ASM223467v1 harbors:
- the LOC101166288 gene encoding vesicular glutamate transporter 2.1, translating into MESMKTKATAGVKEFAGKTLGHLYRGIERRQKTGEVIELTEDGRPREAAEKKPPLCDCSCFGLPRRYIIAIMSGMGFCISFGIRCNLGVAIVGMVNNSTIHQNGKIIIKEKAKFNWDPETVGMIHGSFFWGYIVTQIPGGYICSRLAANRVFGAAIVLTSTLNMFIPSAARVHYGCVIFVRILQGLVEGVTYPACHGIWSKWAPPLERSRLATISFCGSYAGAVIAMPLAGILVQYSGWSSVFYVYGCVGIFWYIFWILVSYESPADHPTITDEERCYIEESIGESARLSGPGEKFKTPWRKFFTSMPVYAIIVANFCRSWTFYLLLISQPAYFEEVFGFEISKVGLLSALPHLVMTIIVPIGGQLADHLRSKNILTTTTVRKIMNCGGFGMEATLLLVVGYSHSKGVAISFLVLAVGFSGFAISGFNVNHLDIAPRYASILMGISNGVGTLSGMVCPLIVGAMTKNKTREEWQYVFLIASLVHYGGVVFYGIFASGEKQPWADPELTSEEKCGFIDEDELAEETGDITQSYGAFGGAAKTYGATTQVNGGWATGWEKTEEYVQEEAQGGGYGYRQDEGSS; encoded by the exons ATGGAATCCATGAAGACTAAAGCCACGGCGGGGGTCAAGGAATTCGCGGGGAAGACCCTGGGCCATTTGTACAG GGGGATAGAAAGAAGGCAGAAAACTGGGGAGGTGATCGAGCTGACAGAGGATGGGCGGCCTCGGGAGGCCGCGGAGAAGAAGCCCCCGCTGTGCGACTGCAGCTGCTTCGGTCTGCCCCGCCGCTACATCATCGCCATCATGAGCGGCATGGGCTTCTGCATCTCCTTCGGAATCCGATGTAACCTGGGCGTGGCCATAGTGGGCATGGTCAACAACAGCACCATCCACCAGAATGGCAAGATCATCATCAAAGAG AAAGCCAAGTTCAACTGGGATCCAGAGACGGTAGGAATGATCCACGGCTCGTTTTTCTGGGGCTACATCGTGACACAAATCCCTGGAGGATATATCTGCTCGAGGCTTGCAGCAAACAG GGTATTTGGGGCAGCTATCGTCCTGACCTCCACTCTCAACATGTTCATTCCTTCGGCTGCCAGAGTCCACTATGGATGTGTCATTTTTGTGAGGATCTTACAGGGATTGGTTGAG GGGGTGACCTATCCAGCCTGTCATGGTATATGGAGTAAGTGGGCACCGCCACTAGAGAGGAGCCGTCTGGCAACAATCTCATTCTGTG GCTCGTATGCTGGTGCTGTGATTGCTATGCCTCTGGCTGGGATCCTGGTTCAGTATTCAGGATGGTCATCTGTGTTCTACGTCTACG GATGCGTTGGCATTTTCTGGTACATCTTCTGGATTTTGGTGTCGTACGAGAGCCCCGCTGATCATCCGACCATCACTGATGAGGAGCGCTGCTACATCGAGGAGAGTATTGGAGAGAGTGCCAGGCTCTCTGGTCCTGGAGAG AAATTCAAAACCCCATGGAGAAAGTTCTTCACCTCTATGCCTGTCTATGCAATCATCGTGGCAAACTTCTGTCGGAGTTGGACCTTCTACCTGCTGCTGATCAGCCAGCCTGCGTATTTTGAGGAGGTGTTTGGCTTTGAGATAAGCAAG GTCGGCTTACTGTCTGCCCTTCCTCATTTAGTGATGACTATCATTGTGCCCATTGGTGGTCAGCTGGCCGACCACCTACGCAGCAAGAACATCTTGACAACCACCACTGTAAGGAAAATCATGAACTGTGGAG GATTTGGCATGGAGGCCACTCTGCTGCTGGTGGTGGGATATTCCCACAGTAAAGGGGTGGCCATCTCCTTCCTGGTGCTGGCGGTGGGTTTCAGTGGATTTGCTATATCAG GCTTTAATGTCAACCACCTGGATATAGCTCCCCGCTACGCCAGTATCCTGATGGGCATCTCTAACGGTGTTGGGACTCTGTCTGGAATGGTGTGTCCGCTGATTGTTGGTGCAATGACGAAAAACAAG ACTCGAGAAGAATGGCAGTACGTTTTCCTGATAGCTTCCCTGGTGCATTATGGGGGTGTGGTCTTCTACGGGATCTTTGCGTCTGGAGAGAAACAGCCTTGGGCTGACCCGGAACTGACCAGCGAGGAGAAATGCGGCTTCATCGATGAGGACGAGTTGGCTGAGGAGACTGGAGACATCACTCAGAGTTACGGTGCTTTCGGAGGTGCTGCTAAAACATACGGTGCAACCACACAGGTGAACGGCGGCTGGGCCACAGGATGGGAGAAGACGGAGGAGTATGTCCAGGAAGAGGCGCAGGGCGGGGGCTATGGATATAGGCAGGATGAGGGATCCTCTTAG
- the LOC101167353 gene encoding anoctamin-5 isoform X1, which produces MRRITGNAKEETLIELQSAADSQITAGPAVLTAFRINLHSDDSSGNGVGVLSERAQLPGHIETDKLQPTRDTVFFRDGVRRIDFVLSYVDDKDEKKQERRRAFEANLEKTGLQLETEDKSDSKDQKTYFLKIHAPWDVLATYADVLKIKVPFRESDIPHGQDVPLEWLSRPFRLPDDIIRPQCDYFTYPFDKNKTDFFLIEDKDTFFPPSTRNRIVFYILARCPYYAEGRKDWEKTGIKRLLSNGTFNAAFPLHDCRYWKKARKDDGESERYNLYKHWARFLCFYKEQPLNLIRKYYGEKIGIYFAWLGFYTEMLFFAAVMGLICFTYGVLSYDDNISSKEICDPDIGGSIVMCPLCDKKCPFWKLNSTCLSSWQSHLFDNEGTVFFAIFMGIWVTLFLEIWKRRQARLEYQWDLVDFEEEQQQLQIRPEFEIKCTKRRINKITQESEPYLPFSSKCARFSLSATTVLLWISLIVACIIGVIAYRLAVYAAFASIIKDPLRKIQLVGRFITPQLATSVTASCINFAIIMILNFFYEKVAVWITDMEIPKTHLEYENKLTMKMFLFQFVNYYSSCFYVAFFKGKFVGYPGAYSYMLGNLTKLRNEECDPGGCLIELTTQLVIVMAGKQLWGNVQEALLPLMRNWWSSRKGRHNPENHYSRWEQDYVLQNFSQLGLFYEYLEMVIQFGFITLFVASFPLAPLLALFNNILEIRVDAWKFTTQFRRPVASKARNIGAWQEILNAVAILSVVTNAFIMAFTSDMIPRMVYLYVLSKDRSMSGYVNSSLSIYNISQIHPQNMPEERWYDNSTTTCRYRDYRNPPGHQREYDHNMQFWHILAAKMAFIIIMEHVVFVVKFFVAWMIPDVPSDVKARIKRERYLIQEYLHNYEVERLKMQLSASFITEPCSEMTLTSDKQEMLSECL; this is translated from the exons ATGACAGCAGTGGAAATGGTGTGGGTGTATTATCGGAGCGGGCTCAGCTGCCCGGACATATTGAG ACAGATAAGCTACAGCCCACCAGGGACACTGTGTTCTTCAGGGATGGAGTGCGCAGGATCGACTTTGTGTTGTCCTACGTCGACGATAAAGATGAGAAGAAACAG GAGAGAAGAAGGGCCTTTGAAGCCAACCTAGAGAAAACAGGACTCCAGTTGGAGACTGAAGACAAATCA GACTCCAAAGACCAAAAGACATATTTCTTGAAGATTCACGCTCCGTGGGATGTTCTGGCCACTTATGCGGATGTGTTGAAGATAAAAGTTCCCTTCAGGGAGAGTGACATCCCTCATGGTCAGGATGTCCCGCTGGAGTGGCTCTCGCGTCCTTTCCGCCTGCCCGATGACATCATCCGCCCACAATGTGACTATTTCACATACCCCTTTGACAAGAACAAGACAGACTTCTTTCTTATTGAAGACAAAGACACATTCTTCCCACCATCCACTAGAAACAGAATT GTCTTCTACATTCTGGCTCGTTGTCCATATTACGCTGAGGGTCGGAAGGACTGGGAGAAGACCGGAATCAAGCGGTTACTAAGCAACGGGACCTTCAACGCAGCCTTCCCACTTCATGAT TGTCGATACTGGAAGAAGGCGAGGAAAGACGACGGCGAGAGCGAGCGCTACAACCTGTACAAGCACTGGGCCAGGTTCCTCTGTTTTTACAAGGAGCAGCCTCTGAACCTCATTCG GAAGTACTATGGGGAAAAGATTGGGATCTACTTTGCCTGGCTGGGCTTCTACACAGAGATGCTCTTCTTTGCAGCCGTCATGGGCCTTATATGTTTCACCTATGGAGTCCTCAGCTATGATGATAACATATCAAG cAAAGAAATCTGTGATCCTGATATTGGCGGCAGCATCGTCATGTGTCCTCTTTGCGATAAGAAGTGCCCTTTTTGGAAGCTCAACTCCACCTGCCTCTCTTCCTGG CAATCCCATCTGTTTGATAATGAAGGAACGGTTTTCTTTGCCATATTTATGGGGATTTGGG TGACTCTATTTCTGGAGATCTGGAAGCGGCGTCAGGCTCGACTGGAGTACCAGTGGGACCTGGTTGACTtcgaggaggagcagcagcagcttcaaatCCGCCCAGAGTTTGAGATCAAATGCACCAAAAGGAGAATCAACAAGATCACGCAG GAAAGTGAGCCATATCTTCCCTTTAGCAGCAAATGTGCTCGCTTCTCATTGTCTGCAACCACAGTTCTCCTCTGG ATCTCTCTCATCGTGGCCTGCATCATTGGTGTCATTGCTTACAGACTGGCTGTGTACGCAGCCTTTGCAAGCATCATCAAAGACCCTCTGAGGAAAATCCAGCTGGTGGGCAGATTCATCACTCCACAGCTGGCAACTTCCGTCACTGCTTCCTGCATTAACTTTGCCATCATCATGATCCTGAACTTCTTTTATGAGAAGGTGGCCGTGTGGATTACTGACATGG AAATCCCCAAAACTCACCTGGAGTACGAGAACAAGCTGACAATGAAGATGTTTCTCTTCCAGTTTGTCAACTATTACTCCTCCTGCTTCTATGTTGCCTTCTTCAAAGGCAAGTTTGTGGGTTATCCTGGTGCATACTCCTACATGTTGGGCAATCTGACCAAACTGAGGAATGAGGAG TGTGACCCTGGAGGCTGTCTGATAGAGCTGACCACACAGCTGGTGATCGTCATGGCCGGGAAGCAGTTGTGGGGAAACGTTCAGGAGGCTTTGCTGCC attGATGCGAAACTGGTGGAGCAGCAGGAAAGGACGACACAATCCAGAGAACCATTACAGCCGATGGGAGCAGGATTATGTTCTGCAGAACTTCAGCCAGCTGGGCCTGTTCTACGAGTACCTGGAGATGG TGATCCAGTTTGGCTTCATCACTCTGTTCGTGGCCTCCTTCCCTTTGGCTCCACTCCTGGCTCTTTTCAACAACATCCTTGAAATCAGGGTGGATGCTTGGAAGTTCACCACACAGTTCAGGCGACCGGTGGCCTCCAAGGCCAGAAATATTGGTGCCTGGCAGGAGATCCTTAACGCTGTGGCCATTTTGTCCGTTGTCACCAAC GCTTTTATCATGGCGTTCACCTCAGACATGATCCCCCGCATGGTGTACCTCTATGTTCTTAGCAAAGACCGCAGCATGAGTGGCTATGTCAACAGCAGCCTATCAATATACAACATTTCGCAGATACATCCTCAAAATATGCCAGAAGAGAGGTGGTATGATAACTCCACCACCACCTGCAG ATACAGAGACTACCGTAACCCTCCTGGCCACCAGAGGGAGTATGATCACAACATGCAGTTCTGGCACATCCTGGCAGCCAAAATGGCCTTCATTATTATCATGGAA CATGTGGTCTTCGTGGTGAAGTTCTTTGTGGCGTGGATGATCCCAGACGTCCCCTCGGACGTGAAGGCGCGGATTAAACGAGAGCGCTACCTGATCCAGGAGTACCTGCACAATTACGAGGTGGAGAGACTCAAAATGCAGCTGAGCGCCAGCTTCATCACGGAGCCATGTTCGGAGATGACCCTAACGTCCGACAAGCAGGAGATGCTGTCTGAGTGCCTGTAG
- the LOC101167353 gene encoding anoctamin-5 isoform X2 produces the protein MRRITGNAKEETLIELQSAADSQITDDSSGNGVGVLSERAQLPGHIETDKLQPTRDTVFFRDGVRRIDFVLSYVDDKDEKKQERRRAFEANLEKTGLQLETEDKSDSKDQKTYFLKIHAPWDVLATYADVLKIKVPFRESDIPHGQDVPLEWLSRPFRLPDDIIRPQCDYFTYPFDKNKTDFFLIEDKDTFFPPSTRNRIVFYILARCPYYAEGRKDWEKTGIKRLLSNGTFNAAFPLHDCRYWKKARKDDGESERYNLYKHWARFLCFYKEQPLNLIRKYYGEKIGIYFAWLGFYTEMLFFAAVMGLICFTYGVLSYDDNISSKEICDPDIGGSIVMCPLCDKKCPFWKLNSTCLSSWQSHLFDNEGTVFFAIFMGIWVTLFLEIWKRRQARLEYQWDLVDFEEEQQQLQIRPEFEIKCTKRRINKITQESEPYLPFSSKCARFSLSATTVLLWISLIVACIIGVIAYRLAVYAAFASIIKDPLRKIQLVGRFITPQLATSVTASCINFAIIMILNFFYEKVAVWITDMEIPKTHLEYENKLTMKMFLFQFVNYYSSCFYVAFFKGKFVGYPGAYSYMLGNLTKLRNEECDPGGCLIELTTQLVIVMAGKQLWGNVQEALLPLMRNWWSSRKGRHNPENHYSRWEQDYVLQNFSQLGLFYEYLEMVIQFGFITLFVASFPLAPLLALFNNILEIRVDAWKFTTQFRRPVASKARNIGAWQEILNAVAILSVVTNAFIMAFTSDMIPRMVYLYVLSKDRSMSGYVNSSLSIYNISQIHPQNMPEERWYDNSTTTCRYRDYRNPPGHQREYDHNMQFWHILAAKMAFIIIMEHVVFVVKFFVAWMIPDVPSDVKARIKRERYLIQEYLHNYEVERLKMQLSASFITEPCSEMTLTSDKQEMLSECL, from the exons ATGACAGCAGTGGAAATGGTGTGGGTGTATTATCGGAGCGGGCTCAGCTGCCCGGACATATTGAG ACAGATAAGCTACAGCCCACCAGGGACACTGTGTTCTTCAGGGATGGAGTGCGCAGGATCGACTTTGTGTTGTCCTACGTCGACGATAAAGATGAGAAGAAACAG GAGAGAAGAAGGGCCTTTGAAGCCAACCTAGAGAAAACAGGACTCCAGTTGGAGACTGAAGACAAATCA GACTCCAAAGACCAAAAGACATATTTCTTGAAGATTCACGCTCCGTGGGATGTTCTGGCCACTTATGCGGATGTGTTGAAGATAAAAGTTCCCTTCAGGGAGAGTGACATCCCTCATGGTCAGGATGTCCCGCTGGAGTGGCTCTCGCGTCCTTTCCGCCTGCCCGATGACATCATCCGCCCACAATGTGACTATTTCACATACCCCTTTGACAAGAACAAGACAGACTTCTTTCTTATTGAAGACAAAGACACATTCTTCCCACCATCCACTAGAAACAGAATT GTCTTCTACATTCTGGCTCGTTGTCCATATTACGCTGAGGGTCGGAAGGACTGGGAGAAGACCGGAATCAAGCGGTTACTAAGCAACGGGACCTTCAACGCAGCCTTCCCACTTCATGAT TGTCGATACTGGAAGAAGGCGAGGAAAGACGACGGCGAGAGCGAGCGCTACAACCTGTACAAGCACTGGGCCAGGTTCCTCTGTTTTTACAAGGAGCAGCCTCTGAACCTCATTCG GAAGTACTATGGGGAAAAGATTGGGATCTACTTTGCCTGGCTGGGCTTCTACACAGAGATGCTCTTCTTTGCAGCCGTCATGGGCCTTATATGTTTCACCTATGGAGTCCTCAGCTATGATGATAACATATCAAG cAAAGAAATCTGTGATCCTGATATTGGCGGCAGCATCGTCATGTGTCCTCTTTGCGATAAGAAGTGCCCTTTTTGGAAGCTCAACTCCACCTGCCTCTCTTCCTGG CAATCCCATCTGTTTGATAATGAAGGAACGGTTTTCTTTGCCATATTTATGGGGATTTGGG TGACTCTATTTCTGGAGATCTGGAAGCGGCGTCAGGCTCGACTGGAGTACCAGTGGGACCTGGTTGACTtcgaggaggagcagcagcagcttcaaatCCGCCCAGAGTTTGAGATCAAATGCACCAAAAGGAGAATCAACAAGATCACGCAG GAAAGTGAGCCATATCTTCCCTTTAGCAGCAAATGTGCTCGCTTCTCATTGTCTGCAACCACAGTTCTCCTCTGG ATCTCTCTCATCGTGGCCTGCATCATTGGTGTCATTGCTTACAGACTGGCTGTGTACGCAGCCTTTGCAAGCATCATCAAAGACCCTCTGAGGAAAATCCAGCTGGTGGGCAGATTCATCACTCCACAGCTGGCAACTTCCGTCACTGCTTCCTGCATTAACTTTGCCATCATCATGATCCTGAACTTCTTTTATGAGAAGGTGGCCGTGTGGATTACTGACATGG AAATCCCCAAAACTCACCTGGAGTACGAGAACAAGCTGACAATGAAGATGTTTCTCTTCCAGTTTGTCAACTATTACTCCTCCTGCTTCTATGTTGCCTTCTTCAAAGGCAAGTTTGTGGGTTATCCTGGTGCATACTCCTACATGTTGGGCAATCTGACCAAACTGAGGAATGAGGAG TGTGACCCTGGAGGCTGTCTGATAGAGCTGACCACACAGCTGGTGATCGTCATGGCCGGGAAGCAGTTGTGGGGAAACGTTCAGGAGGCTTTGCTGCC attGATGCGAAACTGGTGGAGCAGCAGGAAAGGACGACACAATCCAGAGAACCATTACAGCCGATGGGAGCAGGATTATGTTCTGCAGAACTTCAGCCAGCTGGGCCTGTTCTACGAGTACCTGGAGATGG TGATCCAGTTTGGCTTCATCACTCTGTTCGTGGCCTCCTTCCCTTTGGCTCCACTCCTGGCTCTTTTCAACAACATCCTTGAAATCAGGGTGGATGCTTGGAAGTTCACCACACAGTTCAGGCGACCGGTGGCCTCCAAGGCCAGAAATATTGGTGCCTGGCAGGAGATCCTTAACGCTGTGGCCATTTTGTCCGTTGTCACCAAC GCTTTTATCATGGCGTTCACCTCAGACATGATCCCCCGCATGGTGTACCTCTATGTTCTTAGCAAAGACCGCAGCATGAGTGGCTATGTCAACAGCAGCCTATCAATATACAACATTTCGCAGATACATCCTCAAAATATGCCAGAAGAGAGGTGGTATGATAACTCCACCACCACCTGCAG ATACAGAGACTACCGTAACCCTCCTGGCCACCAGAGGGAGTATGATCACAACATGCAGTTCTGGCACATCCTGGCAGCCAAAATGGCCTTCATTATTATCATGGAA CATGTGGTCTTCGTGGTGAAGTTCTTTGTGGCGTGGATGATCCCAGACGTCCCCTCGGACGTGAAGGCGCGGATTAAACGAGAGCGCTACCTGATCCAGGAGTACCTGCACAATTACGAGGTGGAGAGACTCAAAATGCAGCTGAGCGCCAGCTTCATCACGGAGCCATGTTCGGAGATGACCCTAACGTCCGACAAGCAGGAGATGCTGTCTGAGTGCCTGTAG